The Phoenix dactylifera cultivar Barhee BC4 unplaced genomic scaffold, palm_55x_up_171113_PBpolish2nd_filt_p 000776F, whole genome shotgun sequence genome includes a window with the following:
- the LOC103710561 gene encoding UDP-glucuronate 4-epimerase 3-like codes for MMDGSPSTPGKSKMEKPPHHNHHFHHHPSTARLLFRWHHSSPLSKFAFWAFLAVAVFAALFLLSPGPPSAEADSPPSSNLGQHRRSLRTASWGGPAWEKRVRSSARIRRRPGGFSVLVTGAAGFVGTHVSAALKKRGDGVLGLDCFNDYYEPSLKRARQALLERAGVFVVEGDINDALLLRKLFDVVPFTHVMHLAAQAGVRYAMTNPASYVHSNVAGLVSLLEVAKSADPQPALVWASSSSVYGLNSKVPFSESDRTDRPASLYAATKKAGEEIAHVYNHIYGLSITGLRFFTVYGPWGRPDMAYFFFTRNILRGKPISIFEGPGHATVARDFTYIDDIVRGCVAALDTAGKSTGSGGKKRGPAPLRVYNLGNTSPVPVADLVSILENLLGVKAVRKAVKMPRNGDVQFTHANISLAQRELGYHPTTNLHTGLKRFVRWYLQYYRPNLVKKRGSKSGSSNS; via the coding sequence ATGATGGACGGCTCTCCCTCCACGCCGGGCAAGTCCAAGATGGAGAAGCCACCCCACCACAACCACCATTTCCACCATCACCCCTCCACCGCCCGCCTCCTCTTCCGCTGGCACCactcctcccccctctccaagTTCGCCTTCTGGGCCTTCCTCGCCGTCGCAGTCTTCGccgccctcttcctcctctcccccgGCCCCCCTTCCGCTGAAGCCGACTCCCCCCCTTCATCCAACCTTGGCCAGCACCGCCGCTCCCTCCGCACCGCCTCCTGGGGCGGCCCCGCCTGGGAGAAGCGCGTCCGCTCCTCCGCCCGCATCCGCCGCCGGCCCGGCGGATTCTCCGTTCTCGTCACCGGCGCGGCCGGCTTCGTCGGCACCCATGTCTCCGCCGCTCTCAAGAAACGCGGCGACGGCGTCCTCGGCCTCGACTGTTTCAACGACTACTATGAACCCTCCCTCAAGCGCGCCCGCCAGGCTCTCCTCGAGCGCGCGGGGGTCTTCGTCGTCGAGGGCGACATCAACgacgccctcctcctccgcaAGCTGTTCGACGTCGTTCCCTTCACCCACGTCATGCACCTTGCCGCCCAGGCCGGCGTCCGTTACGCCATGACCAACCCGgcctcctacgtccactccaaTGTCGCCGGCCTCGTCTCCCTCCTCGAGGTCGCCAAGTCCGCCGACCCCCAGCCTGCCCTCGTctgggcctcctcctcctccgtctaTGGACTCAACTCCAAGGTCCCCTTCTCCGAGTCCGACCGCACCGATCGCCCCGCCTCCCTCTACGCTGCCACCAAGAAGGCCGGCGAGGAGATCGCCCACGTCTACAACCACATCTACGGCCTTTCCATCACTGGCCTCCGCTTCTTCACCGTCTATGGCCCCTGGGGACGCCCCGACATGGCCTATTTCTTCTTCACCCGCAACATCCTCCGCGGCAAGCCCATCTCCATCTTCGAGGGCCCCGGGCACGCCACCGTCGCCCGTGACTTCACCTACATCGACGACATCGTCCGGGGCTGCGTCGCCGCCCTTGACACCGCGGGGAAGAGCACCGGCAGCGGGGGCAAGAAGCGCGGCCCTGCCCCGCTCCGTGTCTACAACCTCGGCAACACCTCTCCTGTCCCCGTCGCCGACCTCGTCTCCATCCTCGAGAATCTCCTTGGTGTCAAGGCCGTCCGCAAGGCCGTCAAGATGCCCCGCAACGGGGACGTGCAGTTCACCCACGCCAACATCAGCCTCGCCCAGCGAGAGCTCGGCTACCACCCCACCACCAACCTCCACACTGGGCTCAAGCGCTTTGTCAGGTGGTATCTCCAGTACTATCGCCCTAACTTGGTCAAGAAGAGGGGCAGCAAAAGCGGCAGCAGCAATAGCTGA
- the LOC103710559 gene encoding chloride conductance regulatory protein ICln — MVLGLQQFVERVGDGSGQPRLDADAGEEMMHVQPGVAIVLGGRLPESPGTLYISTKRVVWLSDADRAKGYAVDFLSVSLHAVSRDPEAYPLPCIYTQIESEAAEDEESEGSDSECGQYLELSKVTEMRLVPSDPSQLDTLFDIFCQCAELNPEPREEGEEENSWFFGDEGMADDGSDSEWQPSENLVNPIGYANGNHDLARQVLELQINDQRFEDAEEVEHESQGGRQ; from the exons ATGGTTCTAGGGTTGCAGCAATTCGTCGAGCGGGTTGGGGACGGGAGCGGGCAGCCCCGCCTGGACGCTGACGCCGGCGAGGAGATGATGCACGTCCAGCCCGGCGTGGCCATCGTCCTCGGCGGCCGGCTGCCGGAGTCCCCCGGAACCCTCTACATCTCCACCAA GAGGGTGGTGTGGCTAAGCGACGCGGATAGAGCCAAAGGCTACGCGGTGGATTTCTTGTCGGTTTCCCTCCATGCGGTGTCGAGGGACCCGGAGGCGTATCCCCTGCCCTGTATCTACACTCAG ATTGAATCTGAAGCTGCTGAGGATGAGGAGTCTGAAGGCTCAGATTCTGAATGTGGTCAGTATTTAGAGCTGTCAAAAGTCACTGAAATGAGGCTTGTGCCATCAGATCCTAGTCAGT TGGATACTCTCTTTGACATTTTCTGTCAATGCGCTGAACTGAACCCTGAGCCTCGTGAAG agggagaggaagaaaatagcTGGTTTTTTGGTGATGAAGGGATGGCTGATGATG GAAGTGATTCTGAGTGGCAACCTTCAGAAAATCTTGTCAACCCCATTGGTTATGCAAATGGTAATCATGACCTGGCTCGTCAGGTCCTTGAG CTCCAAATCAATGATCAGCGATTTGAGGATGCAGAGGAAGTGGAACATGAGTCGCAAGGTGGTCGTCAATGA